In Cyanobium sp. AMD-g, one genomic interval encodes:
- a CDS encoding aminotransferase class I/II-fold pyridoxal phosphate-dependent enzyme — protein MPISERLSRLGSGVFARNDQRKAAYSAHAAAGEGADGSPLPPLLDLSLGSTDLQPPSVALEAMAAGLVRPESASYCLHAATLPFREAVAAWAQRRFDVAVDPETEVLLLVGSQEGTAHLPLAVLNPGDPALLLDPYYPSHMGGLHLASAEPVLLPLEAEAGWRPDFDRLSPSQWQALKLMVLGFPHNPTATTGEQAWLDAAVERALRHDVVLAHDNPYVDLALEGEAPALLRHPAWRRCGIEFFSFSKSWCLGGYRLAFAIGAEELITALRQLKGVVDFNQSLALQAGAIAALEQAPHWPEQLRGVYRERRDRMAAALEAQGWPVRLPSMALYLWLQIPEVARARGLDSERFCAALLEGTGVCLTPGNGFGPGGEGWQRLALVHPAADLEAGAARIGDWLRRF, from the coding sequence ATGCCCATCTCTGAGCGCCTGTCGCGGCTCGGCAGCGGCGTCTTCGCCCGCAACGACCAGCGCAAGGCCGCCTACAGCGCCCATGCCGCCGCCGGCGAAGGCGCGGACGGTTCTCCCCTGCCGCCGCTGCTCGATCTCTCCCTCGGCTCCACTGACCTGCAGCCCCCGTCCGTGGCCCTTGAGGCCATGGCCGCGGGCCTGGTCAGGCCGGAGAGCGCCTCCTACTGCCTCCACGCCGCCACCCTGCCCTTCCGCGAGGCGGTGGCGGCCTGGGCGCAGCGCCGTTTCGATGTGGCGGTGGACCCGGAAACGGAGGTGCTGCTGCTGGTGGGCTCCCAGGAGGGCACGGCCCACCTGCCGCTGGCCGTGCTCAATCCCGGCGATCCGGCCCTGCTGCTTGATCCCTACTACCCCTCCCACATGGGGGGTCTGCACCTGGCCAGCGCCGAACCGGTGCTGCTGCCCCTCGAGGCCGAGGCCGGCTGGCGGCCGGATTTTGACCGGCTGTCCCCCAGCCAGTGGCAGGCCCTCAAGCTGATGGTGCTGGGCTTCCCCCACAACCCCACGGCCACCACGGGCGAGCAGGCCTGGCTGGATGCGGCGGTGGAGCGGGCCCTGCGCCACGACGTGGTGCTCGCCCACGACAACCCCTACGTCGACCTGGCCCTGGAGGGGGAGGCCCCGGCCCTGCTGCGCCACCCCGCCTGGCGGCGTTGCGGCATCGAGTTCTTCTCCTTCTCCAAGAGCTGGTGCCTGGGTGGCTACCGGCTCGCCTTCGCCATCGGTGCCGAGGAGCTGATCACCGCCCTGCGCCAGCTCAAGGGGGTGGTGGACTTCAACCAGTCCCTGGCGCTTCAGGCTGGAGCCATTGCCGCCCTGGAGCAGGCCCCCCACTGGCCCGAGCAGTTGCGCGGCGTCTACCGGGAGCGCCGCGACCGCATGGCCGCCGCCCTCGAGGCCCAGGGCTGGCCGGTGCGGCTGCCCTCGATGGCCCTTTATCTCTGGCTGCAGATCCCGGAAGTGGCGCGGGCCCGGGGTCTGGATTCGGAGCGTTTCTGCGCCGCCCTGCTGGAGGGAACGGGCGTCTGCCTCACCCCCGGCAACGGCTTCGGCCCCGGCGGTGAGGGCTGGCAGCGGCTGGCCCTGGTGCACCCGGCCGCAGACCTGGAGGCTGGGGCGGCCCGCATCGGCGACTGGCTGCGGCGGTTTTGA
- a CDS encoding thioredoxin domain-containing protein: MPADVDSPVLALTDANFQASVLEAPGPVLVDVWAAWCGPCRLMAPLMTWAATAYAEVPGGALTVGKLEADPNPISRDSLKVQGLPTLVLFRDGLEVARHEGAMAQSQLKAFLDAHL; this comes from the coding sequence GTGCCCGCCGACGTCGACTCCCCCGTCCTCGCCCTCACCGATGCGAACTTTCAGGCCTCGGTTCTGGAGGCTCCGGGCCCGGTACTGGTGGACGTCTGGGCGGCCTGGTGCGGGCCCTGCCGCCTGATGGCCCCCCTGATGACCTGGGCGGCCACGGCCTACGCCGAGGTTCCCGGAGGCGCCCTCACCGTCGGCAAGCTGGAGGCCGATCCCAATCCGATCAGCCGCGACAGCCTCAAGGTGCAGGGTCTGCCCACGCTGGTGTTGTTCCGCGATGGCCTCGAAGTGGCCCGCCATGAGGGCGCCATGGCCCAGTCCCAGCTCAAGGCGTTCCTTGATGCCCATCTCTGA
- a CDS encoding PspA/IM30 family protein produces MGFFDRLSRLLRANLNDLVSKAEDPAKILDQSVADMQADLVKLRQAVATAIASQKRLQNQAEQAEAQSRTWYERAELALKKGEEDLARESLSRRKTYTDTAAALNAQLNGQAGQVDTLKRSLTALEGKIAEAKTKKDMLKARAQAAQAQEQLQNAVGSLNTNSSMAAFDQMEEKVLNMEARSQAAAELAGADLESQFAALEGSNVDEELAALKNRLEGGKTPISLPMEGGPAPQLEPVKVAEVNAELEELRQSIDKL; encoded by the coding sequence ATGGGTTTCTTCGATCGGCTCAGCCGCCTGCTGCGCGCCAACCTCAATGACCTGGTGAGCAAGGCGGAGGATCCGGCCAAGATCCTCGATCAGTCCGTGGCCGACATGCAGGCCGACCTGGTGAAACTGCGCCAGGCCGTGGCCACGGCCATTGCCAGCCAGAAACGGCTGCAGAACCAGGCCGAGCAGGCCGAGGCCCAGAGCCGCACCTGGTACGAGCGTGCCGAGCTGGCGCTCAAAAAGGGTGAGGAGGATCTGGCCCGTGAGTCCCTCTCCCGCCGCAAGACCTACACCGACACCGCCGCCGCCCTCAACGCCCAGCTCAACGGCCAGGCCGGCCAGGTCGACACCCTCAAGCGCAGCCTCACCGCCCTTGAGGGCAAGATCGCCGAGGCCAAGACCAAGAAGGACATGCTCAAGGCCCGCGCCCAGGCGGCCCAGGCCCAGGAGCAGCTCCAGAACGCCGTGGGCAGCCTGAACACCAACAGTTCGATGGCCGCCTTCGACCAGATGGAGGAGAAGGTGCTGAACATGGAGGCCCGCAGCCAGGCCGCCGCCGAGCTGGCCGGTGCCGACCTGGAAAGCCAGTTCGCCGCCCTGGAGGGCAGCAACGTCGACGAGGAGCTGGCGGCCCTCAAGAACCGGCTGGAAGGCGGCAAGACCCCCATTTCCCTGCCGATGGAGGGCGGTCCGGCCCCCCAGCTGGAGCCGGTCAAGGTGGCCGAGGTCAATGCCGAGCTGGAGGAACTGCGCCAGTCCATCGACAAGCTCTGA
- a CDS encoding DUF721 domain-containing protein — translation MEPSRSRQRRQADGSGSRRRISEAVQTRRVGNISLLMPPPRPPASALASCLDHLQQDWRRDGHLAGLWREWPRIAGPQLAPHCRPLQLQGGLLTVGAAPGPWLQALQYNRHQLLGSLRAAGFVVRDVRVQQHHPGAPSTPGGQSEADVWAVHPSRCDVHGMADCPACGRPAPAGEMARWGHCSFCRRADLT, via the coding sequence ATGGAGCCCTCCCGTTCCCGCCAGCGCCGCCAAGCCGATGGCAGCGGCTCCCGTCGCAGGATCAGCGAAGCGGTGCAGACACGGCGGGTGGGCAACATCTCGCTGCTGATGCCGCCCCCCCGGCCGCCGGCCAGCGCCCTGGCGAGTTGTCTCGATCATCTCCAGCAGGACTGGCGCCGCGACGGCCACCTGGCGGGGCTGTGGCGTGAATGGCCCCGGATCGCCGGCCCCCAGCTGGCTCCCCATTGCCGTCCCCTGCAGCTGCAGGGGGGCCTGCTGACCGTGGGTGCGGCGCCGGGGCCGTGGCTGCAGGCGCTGCAGTACAACCGCCACCAGTTGCTGGGTTCGCTGCGGGCGGCTGGCTTCGTGGTGCGGGATGTGCGGGTGCAGCAGCACCACCCCGGCGCCCCCAGCACGCCGGGTGGCCAGAGCGAAGCGGACGTCTGGGCCGTCCATCCCAGCCGCTGCGATGTTCACGGCATGGCGGACTGCCCGGCCTGCGGTCGGCCGGCCCCGGCCGGGGAGATGGCCCGCTGGGGCCACTGCAGCTTCTGCCGCCGCGCTGACCTGACCTGA
- a CDS encoding WbuC family cupin fold metalloprotein, with product MAAPAMDSAAPSPLQRIDQDLFAAVAAAAARSPRRRLNHNFHAPADRVQRFLNVLQIGTYVRPHRHRREPPGAGFECFLVLQGEVGLLLLDGAGRVLGRERISAGGPLFGIELAEGVIHTLVALSADAVLMEIKQGPYEPAADKDFLAGFPLEGTEAAAVQERAWRALFDDRPAAGGP from the coding sequence ATGGCCGCCCCTGCGATGGACTCCGCCGCCCCGTCCCCTCTCCAGCGCATCGACCAGGACCTCTTCGCTGCGGTGGCCGCCGCCGCCGCCCGCTCGCCGCGCCGGCGCCTGAACCACAACTTCCATGCCCCCGCCGATCGGGTGCAGCGCTTCCTGAATGTGCTGCAGATCGGCACCTATGTGCGGCCTCACCGGCACCGTCGCGAGCCTCCCGGTGCCGGTTTCGAATGCTTCCTGGTGCTCCAGGGGGAGGTGGGGCTGCTGCTGCTCGATGGCGCCGGACGGGTGCTGGGCCGGGAGCGGATCAGCGCCGGCGGGCCCCTGTTCGGGATTGAGCTGGCCGAAGGCGTGATCCACACCCTGGTGGCCCTGAGCGCCGATGCGGTGCTGATGGAGATCAAGCAGGGGCCCTACGAGCCAGCCGCCGACAAGGATTTCCTGGCCGGGTTCCCCCTGGAGGGCACCGAGGCCGCGGCGGTCCAGGAGCGGGCCTGGCGGGCCCTGTTCGACGACCGTCCTGCGGCTGGCGGCCCCTGA
- the glsA gene encoding glutaminase A: protein MDRMQALFETVSENGTTDAARIQARLIESGITADDFRLRTTIDRLAALGGRPIDQENFAGLVGPELMMVNRALRRQLVIPDWAEFCCDIQTVYDHVARDVSGANADYIPILRDADPEKWGVAICTVDGQRMAIGDVDVYHSIQSVSKPLTYAYALDREGADFTHQFVGVEPSGRPFNALELLPDMRPFNPCVNAGAIMTAGVVASGWPDKNAREITEDIMNLWSALCGGVGPMRFSEQTMLSERETAHNNFAIAYLLQGRKGLPRQVDLHKMLDLYLSCCSIEMTANMLSVAAATLANGGVCPITGSEILPTDVVKKTLSVMQAAGMYDNAGVFTLEVGLPAKSGVAGAVMVVVPNLMGFATFSPRLDPYGNSVRGVAFCRQLVERFTFHVYDSLSGGHTGCKRDPRASQLQRKQRDLSDLRWAVSLGDRYATKVRDLMLACMIDITLADGEIEAPELVTMADTCAEIMGVRPDPEELRAAAEARQRTDAEPGTAAPSPFDDLLARLRQERARLDDNGRELIMEAAFRVACADGMIEPEEDSRLRELAGALGISEGVLELEIGRFKRQAAGRSAVSH from the coding sequence ATGGATCGGATGCAGGCCCTTTTCGAGACTGTTTCGGAGAACGGCACAACCGATGCCGCCAGGATTCAGGCGCGTCTGATCGAGAGTGGCATCACGGCCGACGATTTTCGCCTGCGCACCACCATCGACCGGCTGGCGGCCCTGGGCGGCAGGCCAATCGATCAGGAGAACTTCGCTGGTTTGGTCGGTCCAGAGCTGATGATGGTCAACCGAGCCTTGCGACGCCAGCTTGTTATTCCTGACTGGGCTGAATTCTGCTGCGATATACAGACTGTCTACGACCATGTCGCCCGTGATGTCAGTGGCGCGAATGCCGATTACATCCCGATCCTGCGGGATGCGGATCCTGAGAAGTGGGGGGTGGCGATCTGTACGGTCGATGGCCAGCGGATGGCGATTGGGGATGTTGATGTCTACCACTCGATACAGTCCGTTTCCAAACCTCTCACCTATGCCTATGCGCTGGATCGTGAAGGAGCGGACTTCACCCATCAGTTCGTTGGTGTCGAGCCCTCCGGGCGCCCGTTCAACGCGCTCGAACTGCTTCCGGACATGCGTCCCTTCAACCCCTGCGTGAACGCCGGGGCCATCATGACCGCCGGGGTCGTCGCCTCCGGCTGGCCGGACAAGAACGCCAGGGAGATCACCGAGGACATCATGAACCTGTGGTCGGCCCTCTGCGGAGGGGTGGGCCCGATGCGGTTCAGTGAGCAGACGATGCTGTCCGAGCGGGAAACGGCGCACAACAACTTCGCGATCGCCTATCTGCTGCAGGGCCGAAAGGGACTACCGCGGCAGGTGGACCTCCACAAGATGCTCGATCTTTATCTCTCCTGCTGCAGCATCGAGATGACGGCCAACATGCTCTCGGTGGCGGCCGCCACCCTCGCCAATGGCGGGGTGTGTCCGATCACCGGCAGTGAAATCCTGCCCACCGATGTGGTCAAGAAGACCCTGTCCGTGATGCAGGCGGCCGGGATGTATGACAACGCCGGTGTGTTCACGCTCGAGGTGGGCTTGCCCGCGAAATCCGGGGTGGCCGGTGCGGTGATGGTGGTGGTGCCCAACCTGATGGGATTCGCCACGTTTTCTCCCCGCCTCGATCCCTACGGCAACTCGGTGCGTGGGGTCGCCTTCTGCCGTCAGCTCGTGGAACGTTTCACCTTCCACGTCTACGACAGCCTCTCCGGTGGCCACACCGGCTGCAAGCGCGATCCCAGGGCCTCCCAGCTCCAACGCAAGCAAAGGGATCTCTCCGATCTGCGCTGGGCGGTGTCCCTTGGTGACCGCTACGCCACCAAGGTGCGCGATCTCATGCTGGCCTGCATGATCGACATCACCCTGGCGGATGGCGAGATCGAAGCGCCCGAACTGGTGACCATGGCCGACACCTGTGCCGAGATCATGGGCGTGCGACCGGATCCCGAGGAACTCCGTGCAGCCGCTGAAGCGCGCCAGCGCACCGATGCTGAGCCCGGCACGGCTGCACCATCACCGTTTGATGATCTCCTTGCTCGTCTTCGGCAGGAAAGGGCGCGGCTCGATGACAACGGCCGCGAGCTGATTATGGAAGCCGCTTTTCGCGTCGCCTGTGCCGACGGCATGATCGAGCCCGAGGAAGACAGCAGACTTCGGGAGCTTGCCGGGGCGCTGGGGATCAGCGAAGGCGTGCTCGAGCTGGAGATCGGCCGGTTCAAGCGCCAGGCGGCAGGCAGGAGCGCGGTTAGCCACTGA
- a CDS encoding SDR family NAD(P)-dependent oxidoreductase → MAAARHILLTGGNSGIGFEAAVILCRAGHRLTLPCRDLASAEAAARRVLERAGTGTPPATAVCDLADLESVRACAAALLAEGTPIDTLVLNAGLQYAGASEPRRTAQGHELSFGVNHLGHFLVAHQLWPLLAAAQSPRLVVTASEVHDPTTAGGKVGAPAGLGALAGLRPGEGTTMVNGTTPFSADKAYKDSKLCNVLFAREFARRLEARGTPLPVIAWSPGLVIPPTSEGGFWRYSRQSNELGQRLFALAARSLLRLTESVENAGALLAALAVDDAYTAGGFTYLRNRVTAPGRHVFEATATSSEGQDPEPARRLWELSAALVGVEADRP, encoded by the coding sequence TTGGCTGCAGCGCGCCACATCCTCCTGACCGGCGGCAATTCCGGCATCGGCTTCGAGGCGGCGGTGATCCTCTGCCGGGCCGGCCACCGGCTCACCCTGCCCTGTCGGGACCTGGCCAGCGCCGAGGCGGCCGCACGCCGGGTGCTGGAGCGGGCCGGCACCGGCACACCGCCCGCCACCGCGGTCTGCGACCTGGCGGATCTGGAGAGCGTGCGGGCCTGTGCCGCCGCCCTGCTGGCCGAGGGGACCCCCATCGACACCCTCGTTCTCAATGCCGGCCTGCAGTACGCCGGTGCCAGCGAACCGCGCCGCACCGCCCAGGGCCATGAGCTCAGCTTCGGAGTGAATCACCTGGGACATTTTCTGGTGGCCCACCAGCTCTGGCCCCTGCTGGCGGCCGCCCAATCCCCGCGGCTGGTGGTCACCGCCAGCGAGGTGCACGACCCCACCACCGCGGGGGGCAAGGTGGGGGCGCCGGCGGGGCTCGGCGCGCTGGCGGGCCTGCGTCCGGGCGAGGGCACCACGATGGTGAACGGCACCACTCCGTTCAGTGCCGACAAGGCCTACAAGGACAGCAAGCTCTGCAACGTCCTGTTCGCCCGCGAATTCGCCCGGCGCCTGGAGGCGCGGGGCACACCCCTTCCCGTGATCGCCTGGAGCCCGGGGCTGGTGATCCCGCCCACCAGCGAGGGCGGCTTCTGGCGCTACAGCCGCCAGTCGAACGAACTGGGGCAGCGGCTGTTCGCCCTGGCGGCCCGCTCGCTGCTGCGCCTCACCGAGAGCGTCGAAAACGCCGGGGCGCTGCTGGCCGCCCTGGCCGTCGATGACGCCTACACCGCCGGCGGCTTCACCTACCTCCGCAACCGCGTCACGGCTCCGGGCCGGCACGTGTTCGAGGCCACCGCCACCAGCAGCGAAGGCCAGGACCCTGAACCGGCCCGGCGGCTCTGGGAGCTGAGTGCGGCCCTGGTGGGCGTGGAGGCCGATCGGCCTTGA
- a CDS encoding alpha/beta fold hydrolase, which produces MSGRPERLLFLPGASGDTTFWRPLEQRLACRAERLHLGWPGFGESPPRPGVEGFEDLLALVLEPLDRPCALIAQSMGGVLALRAALARPRWVTHLVLCATSGGLPMAELGAADWRAGFRTSLSHLPDWFATETADLSGRLAEVAAPTLLLWGDADPFSPVAAGERLAQRLPRARLQVIPGGDHDLGLHHAERLAPLIDAHLAAAAAVAPP; this is translated from the coding sequence TTGAGCGGCCGGCCCGAGCGGCTGCTGTTCCTCCCCGGTGCCTCGGGCGACACGACCTTCTGGCGTCCCCTGGAGCAGCGGCTGGCCTGCCGCGCCGAGCGGCTGCACCTGGGCTGGCCGGGCTTCGGCGAGAGCCCGCCCCGGCCGGGGGTCGAGGGATTCGAGGATCTGCTGGCCCTGGTGCTGGAGCCGCTGGATCGCCCCTGCGCCCTGATCGCCCAGTCGATGGGAGGGGTCCTGGCCCTGCGGGCCGCCCTGGCCCGGCCCCGCTGGGTGACGCACCTGGTGCTGTGTGCCACCTCCGGCGGCCTCCCCATGGCCGAGCTGGGGGCCGCCGACTGGAGGGCCGGCTTCCGCACCAGCCTGTCCCATCTCCCCGACTGGTTCGCCACGGAGACGGCGGACCTCTCCGGGCGCCTGGCGGAGGTGGCGGCACCCACCCTGCTGCTGTGGGGCGATGCCGATCCGTTCAGTCCGGTCGCCGCCGGGGAGCGCCTGGCCCAAAGGCTGCCCCGGGCCCGTCTGCAGGTGATCCCCGGCGGCGACCATGATCTCGGCCTGCATCACGCTGAGCGGCTGGCGCCGCTGATCGACGCCCACCTGGCCGCCGCCGCTGCCGTCGCCCCACCATGA
- a CDS encoding cupin domain-containing protein, whose amino-acid sequence MSKTTSPYWNPLAPEQAHRWRWLEGLEGQVQELVLSEDPATGEITRLTRFLSGADTAAFGGKAHPFPEEIFIVAGRLFDAAFGIWLESGHYASRPPGEVHGPFRTDGAGCLVLDISFPQRGGEGVS is encoded by the coding sequence ATGAGCAAGACCACCAGCCCCTACTGGAATCCGCTGGCGCCTGAGCAGGCCCATCGCTGGCGCTGGCTGGAGGGGCTGGAAGGGCAGGTGCAGGAGCTGGTGCTCAGTGAGGATCCGGCCACCGGGGAGATCACCCGCCTCACCCGCTTCCTGAGCGGGGCCGACACCGCCGCCTTCGGGGGCAAGGCCCACCCCTTCCCCGAGGAGATCTTCATCGTGGCGGGGCGCCTGTTCGATGCGGCCTTCGGGATCTGGCTGGAGAGCGGGCACTACGCCAGCCGGCCGCCGGGGGAGGTGCATGGCCCCTTCCGCACCGATGGGGCGGGCTGCCTGGTGCTCGACATCTCCTTCCCCCAGCGAGGCGGGGAAGGAGTGTCATGA
- a CDS encoding pyridoxamine 5'-phosphate oxidase family protein has translation MSQHYLHRHLTPAVGEAQLQAYGQSQGVPPAAASDRLSAREITFISARDSFYLASLTEAGAPYLQHRGGPVGFLQVLDDRTLGFADYGGNRQLLTAGHLRRDPRVALFLMDYGARRRLKIDGEAQVVPLTDDPQLAEQLGSRAGGEVERLFRIRVEAFDWNCPQFITPRFTAVELEAQLRPLQERIAALEDELKGLRRFRS, from the coding sequence ATGAGCCAGCACTACCTGCACCGCCATCTCACCCCCGCCGTGGGCGAGGCCCAGCTCCAGGCCTATGGCCAGAGCCAGGGCGTGCCCCCGGCCGCGGCTTCCGATCGCCTCAGTGCCAGGGAGATCACCTTCATCAGCGCCCGCGACAGCTTCTACCTGGCCAGCCTCACCGAAGCGGGTGCCCCCTACCTGCAGCACCGGGGCGGGCCGGTGGGCTTCCTGCAGGTGCTCGACGACCGCACCCTGGGGTTCGCGGATTACGGCGGCAACCGCCAGTTGCTCACCGCCGGCCATCTGCGACGCGATCCGCGGGTGGCGCTGTTCCTGATGGATTACGGCGCCCGTCGCCGGCTCAAGATCGACGGGGAGGCGCAGGTGGTGCCTCTGACTGATGATCCCCAGCTGGCGGAGCAGCTCGGATCGCGGGCAGGAGGGGAAGTGGAGCGTCTCTTCCGAATCCGGGTCGAGGCCTTCGACTGGAACTGCCCCCAGTTCATCACCCCCCGGTTCACTGCAGTGGAGCTGGAAGCCCAGCTGCGGCCGTTGCAGGAGCGGATCGCTGCGCTGGAGGATGAGCTGAAGGGTCTGCGCCGGTTCCGCTCATGA
- a CDS encoding glutathione S-transferase family protein, translating into MLKLHGHELSGNSTKVRLLLELLGLDYDWVRVDLMAGEHKQPAFLVLNPFGQVPVLQEDGTTLCDAQAILFYLAARQGDGQWLPTDPLEQARVVRWLSTAAGEVRQGPESARLHHLFGVKAIPIERATEKAAFILDQLERHLAHRQWLELERPTIADIAVFPYVALAPDGGIDLAPYPNVRAWIGRIKALPGYVPMKGLEA; encoded by the coding sequence ATGCTCAAGCTCCACGGCCACGAACTCTCCGGCAACAGCACCAAGGTGCGCCTGCTCCTGGAACTGCTCGGCCTCGACTACGACTGGGTCCGCGTCGATTTGATGGCTGGCGAGCACAAGCAGCCCGCCTTCCTGGTGCTCAATCCCTTCGGCCAGGTGCCCGTGCTCCAGGAGGACGGCACCACCCTCTGCGACGCCCAGGCGATCCTCTTCTATCTGGCCGCGCGCCAGGGGGATGGCCAGTGGCTGCCCACCGACCCTCTGGAGCAGGCCCGGGTGGTGCGCTGGCTCTCCACGGCCGCCGGTGAGGTGCGCCAGGGGCCGGAAAGCGCCCGGCTGCATCACCTGTTCGGCGTCAAGGCGATCCCGATCGAGCGGGCCACCGAGAAGGCCGCTTTCATCCTCGACCAACTGGAGCGGCACCTGGCCCACCGGCAGTGGCTCGAGCTGGAGCGTCCCACCATCGCCGACATCGCCGTGTTCCCCTACGTGGCCCTGGCCCCGGACGGCGGCATCGATCTGGCCCCCTATCCCAACGTTCGCGCCTGGATCGGGCGGATCAAGGCGCTGCCCGGCTACGTGCCCATGAAGGGCCTGGAGGCCTGA
- a CDS encoding TetR/AcrR family transcriptional regulator yields MPASGATTRSSAKRDALLDTAEGLFARHGYRAVGIDTVLAEAGVAKMTLYKHFRSKEELIAAVLERRSNAIAAVLAKRIAAAPEEPGARLLAVFDWLEQAVRSPQFHGCLFIKAASEYPAAEDLPRQAAEAFKEGCRDLLEGLCRDLAVADPEGLARQLQLLFEGALVVAFLQRTPLAAADARRAAEALLASAPRTGQAGGGNR; encoded by the coding sequence ATGCCAGCGAGCGGCGCCACCACCAGGTCCTCCGCCAAGCGGGACGCGCTGCTGGACACGGCTGAAGGGCTCTTCGCCCGCCACGGCTACCGGGCCGTGGGCATCGACACGGTGCTGGCTGAGGCCGGAGTGGCCAAGATGACCCTCTACAAGCACTTCCGCTCGAAGGAGGAGCTGATCGCCGCCGTGCTGGAACGCCGCAGCAACGCCATCGCCGCGGTGCTCGCCAAGCGGATCGCCGCGGCGCCGGAGGAGCCCGGGGCTCGCCTGCTGGCGGTGTTCGACTGGCTGGAGCAGGCGGTGCGCTCGCCGCAGTTCCACGGCTGCCTGTTCATCAAGGCCGCCAGCGAGTACCCCGCCGCGGAGGATCTGCCTCGGCAGGCGGCCGAGGCCTTCAAGGAGGGGTGCCGCGATCTGCTGGAAGGGCTCTGCCGCGATCTCGCGGTCGCCGACCCCGAGGGTCTGGCCCGCCAGCTGCAGTTGCTGTTCGAAGGCGCCTTGGTGGTGGCCTTCCTGCAGCGGACTCCCCTGGCCGCCGCCGATGCCCGGCGGGCCGCCGAAGCCCTGCTGGCTTCAGCCCCGCGAACGGGCCAGGCCGGTGGGGGCAACCGGTGA